The Miscanthus floridulus cultivar M001 chromosome 7, ASM1932011v1, whole genome shotgun sequence genome includes a region encoding these proteins:
- the LOC136467080 gene encoding uncharacterized protein: MSISPRERTGGHYYSRPHNPSPSPQHGSDRRRHGRRSPPASVSPPGAAAAAGDGCVGSSSDPVVPAIRESINAPEKVVGFIISGEEICTQVVGNIAECQSSEQENSGFTVDSFGSVGSYPERPKMAGSLQADHLASGSTGLQRNGTQIAARKNQAVNANHLLNFQYDPISRPQPRGPRTYPPRRQRKIKPYNKDLFLQANYKFVVLDTGNYQIESMDPDKMLQWEDIICVRYYSPSEVQCPICLESPLCPQITSCGHIYCFPCILRYLMMGKEDYRGECWKKCPLCFMMVSTKDLYTIQVTQVQNFCAGDIATFTLLSRSRNSLTPSIKISSSESSTADEDPYNVFSKFILTSDVELSVREAKLDLSNWLHMADLGLVDDLEKLPYVSAALEQLEERMKYWIEYRNYGGSPPSKDSFSPGSSFKSRNSFDVNTSHQISGHKISSVSDRDMVNGISELSMSPELSTSSGKGTMSKVNEKCTTTIDSNEHDPYTFYQVSDGQHLILHPLNMRCLLNHFGGSDMLPPRITAKILELETVTQSEAIRKRYRFLSHFSLTTTFQFCEIDLSDIVSPSSLAPFLDEIKKREKQRRRAAKKEESERAKAEVAAAVQASAMRFEYANSSQSHNDVMFSLDDFEALGNNAGPSTSPPVSERKLFSDVTRLGFASAQDSPPLRLGTGDANGQSENSRDQGLLATPALSFASIISSSRAVAAADNSEMQKANGAGKKGKKATRVLLSTGGGRRY; this comes from the exons ATGTCCATCTCCCCACGCGAACGCACCGGTGGACACTATTACTCGCGCCCGCACAACCCTAGCCCTAGTCCCCAACATGGCAGCGACAGacgccgccacggccgccgctCCCCTCCGGCATCCGTCTCGCCACCCGGCGCCGCTGCGGCGGCCGGAGACGGTTGTGTCGGCTCGAGCTCCG ACCCAGTGGTTCCAGCTATTAGAGAATCTATTAATGCTCCCGAAAAG GTAGTTGGATTTATAATATCTGGGGAAGAGATATGTACTCAAGTGGTTGGCAATATTGCAGAATGCCAATCTTCAGAACAGGAGAATTCGGGTTTCACTGTAGATAGTTTTGGCTCAGTTGGGTCATATCCTGAGAGACCTAAAATGGCGGGATCCCTTCAGGCTGACCATTTGGCTTCAGGTTCTACTGGACTTCAGCGTAATGGGACTCAGATAGCTGCCAGGAAGAATCAGGCCGTGAATGCCAATCACCTCTTGAATTTCCAGTATGATCCTATTTCTCGGCCACAGCCCAGAGGCCCTAGAACATATCCTCCCAGAAGACAAAGGAAGATCAAACCTTACAACAAGGATCTGTTCCTCCAAGCAAACTATAAGTTTGTTGTGTTGGATACTGGGAATTACCAGATTGAATCAATGGATCCTGATAAGATGCTTCAGTGGGAAGATATTATCTGTGTAAGGTACTATAGCCCTTCTGAGGTACAATGCCCTATTTGTTTGGAAAGCCCATTGTGCCCACAGATCACATCGTGTGGACACATATATTGCTTTCCATGCATTTTGCGTTATCTAATGATGGGCAAAGAGGATTATAGAGGTGAGTGCTGGAAGAAGTGTCCTCTGTGTTTCATGATGGTATCAACAAAGGATTTGTATACAATACAAGTTACTCAAGTCCAGAATTTCTGTGCTGGTGACATTGCCACATTTACACTTCTGAGCCGGTCAAGAAATTCGCTCACTCCTTCCATTAAAATCTCCTCCAGTGAAAGTTCTACAGCAGATGAAGATCCATATAATGTTTTTTCAAAGTTTATTTTGACATCTGACGTGGAGTTGTCTGTTCGAGAGGCAAAATTGGATCTTAGTAATTGGTTGCATATGGCTGACTTAGGCCTTGTTGATGACTTGGAGAAACTTCCATATGTTTCTGCTGCTTTGGAGCAACTGGAAGAAAGGATGAAATATTGGATTGAGTACAGAAACTATGGTGGTAGCCCTCCATCAAAAGATAGCTTCTCTCCTGGATCTAGTTTCAAGTCTAGGAACTCTTTTGATGTGAATACTTCTCACCAGATCAGTGGGCACAAGATCTCCTCTGTTTCAGATAGAGATATGGTCAATGGTATTTCAGAACTCTCCATGTCTCCTGAGTTGAGCACAAGCTCTGGTAAAGGAACAATGTCTAAAGTAAATGAGAAATGTACCACCACCATTGATTCAAATGAACATGATCCATACACATTTTACCAG GTGTCAGATGGCCAACACCTAATTCTTCATCCACTAAACATGAGATGTCTTCTAAACCATTTCGGAGGTTCTGATATGCTTCCACCTAG AATAACTGCAAAAATATTGGAGCTGGAAACTGTAACACAGTCTGAGGCTATAAGGAAGCGCTATCGGTTTTTGAGTCACTTTTCATTAACAACTACATTCCAG TTCTGTGAAATTGACCTGAGTGATATAGTATCTCCTAGCTCATTGGCTCCATTCTTGGATGAAATCAAGAAGCGTGAGAAACAAAGAAGACGAGCCGCCAAGAAG GAAGAAAGTGAGAGAGCAAAGGCGGaagttgctgctgctgtgcagGCATCAGCTATGCGGTTTGAGTATGCAAATTCCTCTCAAAGTCACAACGATGTCATGTTCTCACTGGATGACTTCGAAG CTCTGGGAAACAATGCTGGGCCATCCACCAGTCCACCAGTCAGTGAAAGGAAGCTTTTCTCTGACGTAACACGCCTGGGTTTTGCATCTGCTCAAGACTCACCTCCCCTAAGACTCGGAACTGGGGATGCAAATGGCCAAAGTGAAAACTCAAGAGACCAAG GGCTGTTAGCGACACCCGCATTATCATTTGCCAGCATCATATCTTCCAGCAGAGCTGTGGCTGCAGCTGACAACTCGGAGATGCAGAAAGCAAATGGCGCTGGGAAGAAGGGTAAGAAAGCAACTAGAGTGCTCTTGTCGACTGGTGGCGGCCGTCGATACTGA